In Lineus longissimus chromosome 5, tnLinLong1.2, whole genome shotgun sequence, the genomic stretch ATACTAAGCTGCTTCTAggccatcctcttgcaaacagggccaaCAACATGACTCCTCCTTACACCAGCCAATAACCAACATTCCTCGCTCATCACACGGTGCTTTGAACGTCTTTCTGAACCAAGGTGGCTTTAGTACGACTCAGTTGGAATTACGGTGACAGGGAATACAACTCTAGACTGAAAGCAAACAGAACACTACTCACCCCCCGAGGTCACATTCATTTGTATATATGGCATTGATGCACAGACAATCATCACGTCTCTGTAATCATCATCAGACATACTACGTAACATGATACGTCGATCTTCTTCTGTCATTTTCACAAACTCTTCTATACTTCTTATGTGTCTCTGAAAGGTAAGGAAAGTGAGATCAGGAAGACGCTCCACTTCAAAACAGCAATGAAATACAAACACAAATCTGTAAACGGGAGGTcatcaaaaatatcatcagatCGATCATCAAAATTATTAATAGGGCACAGACCTAGCTCCTACCAATACATTTGATGAGATGAGATAACTAAAACATACAGTCCCTCAAAGCATGTAGATATTTAaagttttcatttgacctacagGTTTATTACTTactcttttattttgaaaatgtctcagCATATCCTCCCTAATATGGGGCAACTGCAGCAGCGCACTCTTTTTGTCCCAGAGAGCCTGTATTATCATCTGACTCAACTTCATCGTATTTTCTATCGTCTCGATGCGAGGGACATGGGAAGCTGCAAGATCAAagcaccataattattgtcatcaTTTAGATTAtgaacaaattttcttattacAGTAACACTCAAATCTATTGAAGGCACCCCTGGGTTTGAAATCTTCTGTAATATCAAAAGACACCCAGACAAATGAGACTGAACTTTGAAGTGCATATGTGGGAAGTATCTTCATGGTAAACCTGTTGAtcgacattgggtgatatgaattaagactagcaaatgcttttatctaaaactccgagtacaattacactaggcctttctgtacaaaattgaagtaaaagcatttactagactttattcatatcagccattgtcaCAAACAATTGAGATATCTTTCCTTGGTAAGCTCTCATTCTGCACCTAATGATGGTTTTTCTTTTGTTTGGCTTGATTTTCTGCAACTTTCGCATAATAGCTTCATTCCTTAAAACTTAAGAAGATGCATTTATCTCACCTCTTCCAGCATGTGCCAATGCTACTAGTTGGGCTACAATAGTAACCATCTCATTTATCAGATAAGgacattttttcaatatcaACTGCTTATCTGAAAGGGAGAATATCACAATATTAGAAAAAAAAGCAGGGGGTAAGGAATGTCATCATCACTAATTCCTATTGAGGCCCTCTGAACTTATAGGCCTACAGCCACTGTTGTGACAGCAATGATTTATGACTGGTTCCTGATCTTACCTAATTCTAAAGATTTTGGAGGCAACTCCAAGCGGGATAGATGAGAGTGAATCAATGCTCTGGCTTTGATACTGTAAGGATAGAAAAGGGGCCTCTCTCGCTTTTTCTCTTCAAGATTCTGGAGTTCACGCATCACCTGAAAGACAGCAAAAAGGATTTCAATCAGTCGTAGTCTCTTAATATTTCAGGGTATTCACCAGATGATTAGGTTGGTACACAACAGAACAGTTTTAGCAAGCACAAAATAGAAGTGCGTGGCATTGAATATCGGACGATACATTAAACTCTACCTTAGTGCGATCTAATCAAGGCAAGTATTTGGGCACATTATTTAGTAAGTGACCCTAAATTATAggatacacatacatgtatttaaaagaTCTTTAGAGTACCAACAATATCAGCAACCGACACAGTCTACCAGGTCAAATATCAATTCCACGTTATTGTCACTCAGTACTTACGGCTGGTATCTCTTCATTATCAGATGGTCTCTCACATATTTCTGGATTGTGCCCTTTCTCAAACTCCATGGAGCCAGCGAGAATCATAATCACTCCTGAGAACAAGAAGAAGACAATGTTAACAACAATCGAGACATTGACAAATATGAtaattcaaatatcaaaatcgcTCTCATGCTTTACGCATAAAAACTTAATTGATAATGCTTACTTTTCATGATCATGTTTGGTGTCTTGTGGAAAAAATAATAGTAGAGCTGTGTTGTGTCCAAAAGCACTTGATCCCCACTGAACTTGATAGACCGGTACCACCATGTGCCCTGCAAGTGCAAGAAAAACAATAATTAAGCAATAATTATATATTAAGTGAATAGCAAAGAAAATGTGGCTACCCAGCACAAACATTTACTGCCAACTGGTGAAGGAGTAGGTGCCAACTTGATTCATAAGGCCTGTCAGACTCTGACTCAAAGTCCATCAGTCACCATGTGCAGGTCATCCTGAAATGCTGAAATCCCATGAGCAGACATTGAAATCAGAAAGAGTGGAATATCAATAAAGTAGGCTTCATTATTCTTTTTACACATGACACCTCATGGCACAGAATATTTTCAAGTTGAAGTATTGCCATTGGACAAATGACTTTCCAAAGCGTAAACTGTGATATACCCCAAATCGGTGCAGGCACCAAAATCTGTGGAAAGCTTACTGCAACAACATGATGGTGCTTAGCCCTAAAGCCAACAAAATCTTGCTTGATGATGGCAGCTCCTTGCATTCCCAGTGTAATATGAACTAACGACCAAAGCATGAGGAGATAAAAATTACATTCCAGAAAAACAATTCCCCAAAAAAGGCCCTTTGGAACCACGAATCTGCCATAATGACGAAGAGGATGTACATGCTGTGAGTACCACAAAATCCATTTGACAAACCTAGCAAGCTTCCATAATCACAGACTTGAAATCAACCACCAAGCTGACGCAATTAatcaatgtttcattttcaccAAAAAGAAGTGCCAGGTATACGAACCTCCTCTTCAATGAACACCttacaaacaaacaaacccTAGGCAAAATATGACATAAATATTTAAATGGTTTCTGGCACTTTCTAATGTGTGGTTGAGGATGCAATCTGTTCCGTCATTTTACACCAGAAAAACCCGCAGGACACCAGGAGGAACAGGCTAGTGGGTTGAAACTTAGAAGAACAGATCTGCCACAACTACATGAACAACAAATTTGAACAATACCAaggttttttcatttcttttggaaCAAAATAGAAACCTACCCACGTATGCCAAAACAACTCAACCAGCTCTTGATCAAAAGGATTACGATTTGCCCTGGGTGGGTAGGTTGCTAGGTATTGTTGTCAGGAGGAATAGAGGAAGCTCTAAAGCATGAACACCATTTCTACTCACCACAGCGACAGGTAGAACCACCATGAAAACAAGACCATACATGGCCAAGACCCATATAGAATTCTGCTTCTCTACTATCCATTTCGGTAGAGCAATTCCAAAGTGTGTAGctaaaagagaagaagaagaacgatTCTGACCACTAGACAGATGTGTAATTTTCTATATGTATATTCTTTCTATTTCATGTCTAGTTGGCGGAGTTGTCCAAATAATGATGATCGGATATCAGATGCAGATATCAAGCCATGGGAAATGGCAACAAACAGCCACATGGTCCGAGATACTGGCAGCTGTTTTGGTGAATTTGATTCATGGCATATAGGCCTATTGCTTATTCAAATTGCCACAAAACTCCCAGAAATGGATTGACATCAAAAATTGGCTTGCAATTCCTTCTGTGTAGGAGTCTCTTATTGAATagtaattttgaaataatcttATTGGCAAAATTCTCAACACAATACAAGTACCTACCCCCAGGCCCATCTGGGCTGCCATATTCTTGCCAATTTTTCCGTGATTCCTCATTGGTTAGTGCTTCATGGGCTTTGGCTATTCTCATGAACTTTTTAGAATCTCCTGTCTTTCCATCGGGATGGTACTTCAAACTCAGCTTTCTATATGCTTTCTTGATTTCTATTGTTGATGCATCCTGTTAAGTAAATGACATTGATTATAATAACAATACCACAAAACACAGAAGGATAGCGGATATGACTGACAACTGTTAAACCTTTCAGATGACACTTTTGGCTGGTTTAGTCCAATCTGTTAAGTCTGAGGTGCATTCCATGTTCGAAGGAATCAACATTTAGATGGATTAGAATATTCTAGTATGAAAACTGTTTAACAGAGGCCTTCCACTTATTTGAACAGAAAAATTCTGGTGACTAGCATAAAATTAAAATACCAATTTTTTCACTAAAGAGTATAATGTGACAGACATTCTAACTCACTTACCCGATCAATTCCAAGTTCAATAAAGGGATCATACTCTACATGATCTAGCTCCAACTGTGAGACTTTGTAAatcaaaatcataaatatgACCCAGGCTATCCCGAGGCCAATCGTTACACCTTTTCTTTTGAATGTTGTCCAAGGTCTTTTTGAATGTAACCTCTGCCTCTTTGCCTGACATGCTTCACAGTGGCACAGACGCCGTAACTTCCCTGAATCTGAAATGTATATATGCCTGTACCACCTAGGGTAGGGAAACAAACCAACTTTACAAGAGATCTTCATGGTCAAAGATCCCAGACAATGGCTCAAGAGGCAAACCTTTTGTGAAAATGGTTTGTTTACCCGACCCTAAATCATAGGTGGTACAGGCTGTGACCAGCCGTGGAGTCTAAAATGGCACAAAATAGGCCCTTTAAATTCCTAGCCTGGGGGTGAGGAAAAAAATTAGAAGTCACACGATAGCAGCAACCTTTGCGAAGAGGTTTGTTTGGGCGCCGACTGGTCCAGCATTTTACCTGGCacaaagggtcacagtggcttaCGGCATAGAACTTTTTACACCAGgcagaggaagccactgctggcccaaacaaacctacatataggcacaacgaacatgtggtgtgcgaccatgtgGTCTTTTGTTTGCCGCTTGTTTGTTggggccagcagtggcttcctccaccGGGTGCAAATGCCTCTATTGTCCGAagttggcttaggccttctgacgtgttctgggTGTGGGTATTTGATTTGTTATGGCTCGGTTTCGTCTTGCTGAAGGTGTAGGAGggctataggcctacttcattcAGCCAATCATGGCAGGCAATTACAATGGTCCTCCTGGAATCTATACTATGGACACTCCACACGGTGGTTCTAGCTCTGCTGGAGGCAAGGGCAACAACACCAGACAATTCGATAAAACAAAGTTTCAGATTGTGTAATATAGCCCTACTAGCCCCTAAGCaacgactgatgatgatgatgatgatgaatgcatgcatgacatgcatgcattattcaGCATGTACATTCTTTTCAAAACGTGAAGTTTTCTGAACCAGATTGTTACCTTTTGATTCCCAGCTTGGCCAAAGATAGTAAGTGACTGGTATCAAAACAAGGGCATAGAAAGATAATACAAAATAGTAAAAGGTTCCACCCTTTTCATCGTATTCAAACTGCATTCCAGGCATTATAAAGTGtaaaataaaatctttttttgATCACAAAATCACAGTGTGTCGTGGCCTTCCGGCGCGATTTGGACCATCCTGGATCGATACAACGAGAGAAGGGAGATTTGCTCATTATCATAAAATATGCGAACGTCAAATGACGTTACTTGATATATGTTGCAGAGGAATAAAGATAAATAGAAAGAAAGTATCTTTTATCATATGTTCATTATTTTACATTCATCATTTTATCTATTTTTTATATAAGTAAAAGTGGCTGTTTTGTAGCATTTTATGGCTGTATTTGTATTCTATACATTTTTATATTTATGGGTGCAAGTACTTTTGTGCACCATTCTCAATTTCGATTTTCCGGATTGTTAAAAAAATATCTCAAACAAAGCATTGCATTTCCTGCATATTTTCATGATTGCATCAACTCATAAACCTTGAAACTTAACAAAGTGTGAGTTCAATCGACTTTTTTGGAAGTCAC encodes the following:
- the LOC135488482 gene encoding translocation protein SEC63 homolog; the encoded protein is MPGMQFEYDEKGGTFYYFVLSFYALVLIPVTYYLWPSWESKDSGKLRRLCHCEACQAKRQRLHSKRPWTTFKRKGVTIGLGIAWVIFMILIYKVSQLELDHVEYDPFIELGIDRDASTIEIKKAYRKLSLKYHPDGKTGDSKKFMRIAKAHEALTNEESRKNWQEYGSPDGPGATHFGIALPKWIVEKQNSIWVLAMYGLVFMVVLPVAVGTWWYRSIKFSGDQVLLDTTQLYYYFFHKTPNMIMKRVIMILAGSMEFEKGHNPEICERPSDNEEIPAVMRELQNLEEKKRERPLFYPYSIKARALIHSHLSRLELPPKSLELDKQLILKKCPYLINEMVTIVAQLVALAHAGRASHVPRIETIENTMKLSQMIIQALWDKKSALLQLPHIREDMLRHFQNKRRHIRSIEEFVKMTEEDRRIMLRSMSDDDYRDVMIVCASMPYIQMNVTSGVLDDDDSTVTAGSIVTVTVELVRQNMEVLFDKDLNLNELEEISLEENEDEGALEEKGDGMDEDEEDDDNENEKENKNKAATDSTAPKPKVWEKQQKKKKGGASKKKKKPVKQPYVRNAVKKEEENKENAVALANKEKKDAKRERVEDNDEESGSNMSESEGGEESTPTTRRKNRKPEDDEEDWMKFQEEAKKENALETKSKESHVVHCPYFPIEKHEWWWVYVTDRKNHSLITAPVQICGLKEREEVQLKFSAPPKPGLYHYQVCLKSDSYLDFDRSHTVKLDVKEARKVENHPQWDISDEDEDHDEEDVSDSEGTTDYEDSD